A genomic region of Raphanus sativus cultivar WK10039 chromosome 6, ASM80110v3, whole genome shotgun sequence contains the following coding sequences:
- the LOC108850736 gene encoding uncharacterized protein LOC108850736 → MNPEEAMRLTENLETSNNTKNTDFERRKAANTLGKEQLNDMQTKLDSVNKLLKKQVSFAKEVEAIETDEERYEEEDVNYIGGFQRFENQSGNRNFYGNSQRSNFNQNSRYQKPFSNKNYNNNKNLNNSFYQNHPPSTQIGAMLDSVPTH, encoded by the coding sequence ATGAATCCAGAAGAGGCTATGAGACTTACTGAGAACTTGGAAACTAGCAacaacaccaagaacactgattTTGAGAGAAGAAAAGCGGCAAATACCCTAGGAAAAGAGCAGTTGAACGATATGCAAACCAAATTGGACAGTGTTAACAAGCTGCTAAAGAAGCAAGTTAGCTTTGCTAAAGAAGTAGAAGCTATAGAGACTGATGAGGAGagatatgaagaagaagacgtgaATTACATTGGAGGATTCCAGAGATTTGAGAATCAGAGTGGAAACAGGAACTTCTATGGCAACAGTCAGAGGAGCAACTTCAATCAGAACTCACGGTACCAGAAGCCCTTCAGCAACAAaaactacaacaacaacaagaatcTCAACAATTCTTTCTACCAGAATCACCCACCATCTACTCAGATTGGAGCAATGCTTGATTCAGTTCCCACCCATTAA